A window of Mangifera indica cultivar Alphonso chromosome 13, CATAS_Mindica_2.1, whole genome shotgun sequence contains these coding sequences:
- the LOC123195157 gene encoding auxin-responsive protein IAA28-like isoform X2, which yields MEKYPQLFSRSSVLEDKKLELRLAPPGEDQPPLFFGYIDSGIHGGGRAFQEKLMSKVLAGKAEDSSNSKPCGSRVAEPQCLDKKSCSSLDTSSVAAKTPMAHDSSKRSEVAPVVGWPPVGSFRKNLANSILSKPASKIPNEILKDAKSESSKDNFFVKINMEGVPIGRKINLGAYNSYEELSFAIDELFKGLLAAQRVPPASGNENKSKNLELITSTVAKSDEYTLVYEDNEGDRMLVGDVPWHMFISTVKKLLVLKSSEIATLPLCCSEH from the exons ATGGAAAAATATCCTCAGTTGTTCAGTAGAAGCTCAGTATTAGAGGACAAAAAGCTGGAATTGAGGCTTGCTCCTCCTGGAGAAGATCAGCCTCCTCTTTTCTTTGGTTACATCGACAGTGGTATCCATGGAGGTGGAAGAGCATTTCAGGAGAAATTAATGTCCAAAGTGTTGGCTGGGAAAGCGGAGGATTCATCAAATTCAAAGCCATGTGGGTCTAGAGTGGCAGAGCCACAGTGCCTAGATAAGAAGTCTTGTTCTAGTCTTGATACTTCTTCAGTCGCTGCAAAAACACCTATGGCCCATGACTCCAGTAAAAG GAGTGAAGTTGCTCCAGTTGTTGGATGGCCTCCAGTTGGTTCATTCAGGAAGAATCTTGCAAACAGCATCTTGTCAAAGCCAGCTTCCAAAATACCAAACGAAATCCTGAAGGATGCAAAATCTGAAAGTTccaaagacaatttttttgtcaagATCAATATGGAAGGAGTCCCCATTGGAAGGAAAATAAATCTCGGTGCCTATAATAGCTATGAGGAGCTCTCCTTTGCCATTGATGAGCTGTTCAAAGGTTTACTTGCAG CTCAGAGAGTTCCTCCTGCTTCTGGAAATGAAAACAAGTCCAAAAATTTGGAATTAATCACAAGTACAGTCGCTAAAAGTGACGAATATACTCTAGTCTACGAGGACAATGAAGGAGACAGGATGCTTGTTGGTGATGTGCCATGGCA CATGTTCATATCCACAGTGAAGAAGCTCCTGGTACTGAAGAGTTCTGAAATTGCAACTCTTCCAC TTTGTTGCAGTGAACACTGA
- the LOC123194108 gene encoding LOW QUALITY PROTEIN: receptor-like protein kinase HSL1 (The sequence of the model RefSeq protein was modified relative to this genomic sequence to represent the inferred CDS: inserted 2 bases in 1 codon), which translates to MPKLPFLFSILLVTIFVLLLISMPIQVNSQIPNAEELSILLNLKQELGNPPSLNSWNTTSSPCDWPEIHCTENYVTGIWLSNKTITRKIPPTICNLKNLTILDLSVNNIPGEFPGILNCTRLQILDLSQNLFVGPIPDNIDRLSALQYINFGGNNFSGDIPPSISRLSQLQTLYLYQNEFDGTFPKELGDLSNLEVLGLAMNSKFKPARIPVEFGKLKKLQILWINEANLMGEIPESLTNLTNLVNLSLAINNLTGPIPAGLFSLKNLTFLYLFHNKLSGELPNSFENRNLVELDLSANNLTGSIPEDFGKLQHLQLFNLFSNQFSGELPSSIGLMPSVTVFCVFENKLSGVLPPELGLHSKLLAFDVSSNQFSGPLPQHLCAAGVLTGVVAFSNNLNGQVPKSLGNCSTLRTVQLYDNNFSGEILSGIWTAFNLSTLMLSNNSFSGRLPSKLAWNLTRLEISDNRFSGQIPPGVASWKNLSVFEASNNLFSGEIPVELTSLSRLNSLLLDGNQLSSALPSHIISWQTLTKLNLSRNQISGKIPAAFGSLPVLHYLDLSGNQFSGKIPPELGRLRLTLLNLSSNKLSGEIPKELNNLAYEDSFFNNSNLCVDTPILNLPSCNTEHRGSSKISPKHLVVVLTLAFFVLLVAVLLGLFVFRDYQNKKRKQELATWKLTSFHRLDFTESNILSNLTESNLIGSGGSGQVYRIAINGSGEFVAVKRIWNNRKLDEKLEKEFIAEIQILGTIRHSNIVKLWCCISSENSKLLVYEYMQNQSLDRWLHARKRRSAPGTNSVHHVVLEWPTRLQIATGAAQGLCYMHHDCAPQIIHRDVKSSNILLDSEFQAKIADFGLAKMLAKRGEPHTMSAVAGSFGYFAPEYAYTTKVNEKIDIYSFGVVLLELVTGKEATNGDEHTSLAEWAWRRNAEEKPIMDIFDPEIKEPDYLEQMTTVYKLGLICTSASPNNRPSMKDVLEILRRCNPAEAYGXRKTESEVDAAPVPGTANYLYSFKRANRVTDGGENDSLI; encoded by the exons ATGCCTAAATTACCCTTCCTATTTTCGATACTTCTGGTTACTATTTTCGTTCTCCTTCTAATCTCCATGCCCATCCAAGTAAATTCCCAAATTCCGAACGCAGAAGAGCTGTCCATCCTCCTCAACCTTAAGCAAGAACTGGGAAATCCACCATCTCTCAATTCCTGGAACACCACGTCATCACCCTGTGACTGGCCGGAAATCCACTGCACAGAAAATTATGTCACCGGGATTTGGCTGTCGAACAAAACCATCACCAGAAAAATTCCACCAACAATTTGCAACCTGAAAAATTTAACCATCCTTGACCTTTCCGTCAACAACATCCCCGGAGAGTTTCCCGGTATATTGAACTGCACCAGGCTTCAAATTCTCGACCTTTCTCAGAATCTTTTCGTGGGTCCAATTCCAGACAATATCGACCGCCTTTCGGCTCTCCAATACATCAACTTCGGGGGCAACAACTTTTCCGGCGATATTCCTCCTAGCATAAGCCGATTGTCGCAGTTGCAGACGCTGTATCTTTATCAAAATGAGTTCGACGGCACGTTTCCGAAAGAACTCGGTGACTTATCTAATCTCGAAGTGCTGGGATTGGCTATGAATAGCAAGTTTAAACCTGCTAGGATTCCAGTCGAATTTGGAAAGTTAAAGAAGTTGCAGATTCTGTGGATTAATGAAGCAAACTTGATGGGTGAAATCCCGGAATCTCTCACTAATCTTACTAATCTTGTGAACCTCTCTTTGGCAATAAATAACTTGACAGGCCCTATTCCTGCTGgattgttttcattaaagaactTAACTTTCTTGTATCTCTTCCACAATAAGCTATCTGGGGAGTTGCCCAATTCGTTTGAAAATCGGAATTTGGTTGAGCTTGATCTTTCGGCCAATAATTTAACCGGTTCCATACCAGAAGACTTTGGGAAGTTGCAGCATCTGCAACTGTTTAATCTCTTTTCAAATCAGTTTTCCGGAGAGTTGCCTTCAAGTATAGGCCTAATGCCTTCTGTGACAGTTTTTTGCGTGTTTGAGAACAAGCTGAGTGGAGTCTTGCCACCAGAATTAGGACTCCATTCAAAGCTTCTAGCATTTGACGTGTCTTCTAATCAATTCAGCGGTCCCCTGCCGCAACATTTATGTGCTGCTGGTGTTTTGACAGGAGTGGTTGCTTTCTCTAACAATCTTAACGGCCAGGTGCCAAAATCGCTTGGAAATTGTAGCACTTTGCGCACCGTTCAGCTTTACGACAACAACTTCTCCGGAGAGATTCTGTCAGGCATCTGGACAGCTTTCAATCTGTCAACCTTGATGCTGAGCAACAATTCTTTTTCGGGTCGGTTGCCTAGCAAATTGGCATGGAATTTGACAAGGCTGGAAATCAGTGACAACAGATTTTCAGGGCAAATCCCTCCTGGAGTTGCTTCCTGGAAAAATTTGAGTGTTTTTGAGGCAAGCAACAACCTCTTCTCTGGTGAAATTCCGGTGGAGTTAACTAGTCTTTCTCGTCTCAATAGTCTACTACTTGATGGCAATCAACTTTCAAGTGCACTGCCTTCCCATATAATTTCCTGGCAGACACTTACTAAGTTGAATCTTTCCAGGAATCAAATTTCTGGTAAAATCCCTGCAGCATTTGGGTCTTTACCCGTTCTGCATTATTTAGATCTATCAGGGAATCAATTCTCTGGCAAAATCCCACCTGAATTGGGTCGGTTGAGGCTTACACTTCTCAACCTGTCATCCAACAAACTTTCAGGAGAGATCCCAAAAGAGCTCAATAACCTTGCATATGAAGACAGTTTCTTTAACAACTCCAATCTTTGTGTTGATACTCCAATTCTTAACCTTCCAAGTTGCAACACCGAACACCGTGGCTCCAGCAAAATTTCGCCCAAACACCTTGTTGTGGTTTTAACTCTTGCATTCTTTGTTCTCTTAGTTGCAGTTTTATTGGGCTTGTTTGTGTTTAGAGACTACCAGAATAAAAAGCGAAAGCAAGAGCTTGCGACATGGAAGCTCACCTCCTTCCATAGGCTGGATTTCACAGAATCAAACATTCTGTCAAATTTGACAGAAAGTAATCTGATTGGAAGTGGGGGCTCAGGACAGGTCTACCGGATTGCCATCAATGGTTCAGGTGAATTCGTTGCTGTGAAAAGGATCTGGAATAACAGAAAACTGGATGAAAAGTTGGAGAAGGAGTTTATTGCAGAGATTCAAATATTGGGCACGATTCGGCATTCAAATATAGTTAAGTTGTGGTGCTGCATTTCGAGTGAGAACTCAAAGCTTCTTGTGTATGAGTATATGCAAAACCAAAGCCTGGATAGATGGCTTCATGCAAGGAAGAGAAGATCTGCGCCAGGGACCAATTCAGTTCATCATGTTGTTCTCGAGTGGCCAACGAGACTTCAGATTGCCACCGGAGCTGCCCAAGGTCTATGCTATATGCACCATGACTGTGCACCTCAGATCATTCACCGAGACGTAAAGTCTAGCAATATCTTGTTAGACTCTGAATTCCAAGCAAAAATTGCAGATTTTGGACTGGCTAAGATGTTGGCTAAACGGGGAGAGCCTCACACAATGTCTGCGGTGGCAGGCTCTTTTGGTTATTTTGCTCCGG AGTATGCTTACACAACAAAAGTGAACGAAAAGATTGATATCTACAGCTTTGGAGTGGTATTGCTGGAGTTGGTGACAGGGAAAGAAGCAACTAACGGAGATGAGCATACGAGCCTTGCAGAATGGGCATGGAGACGCAATGCAGAAGAAAAGCCTATCATGGATATTTTCGACCCAGAGATAAAGGAACCAGATTACCTGGAACAAATGACCACAGTATATAAACTAGGACTTATTTGTACAAGCGCCTCGCCAAACAATAGGCCTTCGATGAAAGACGTTTTGGAGATTCTTCGTCGGTGTAATCCTGCAGAAGCTTATGG TAGAAAGACAGAAAGTGAGGTTGATGCAGCTCCCGTTCCTGGCACTGCTaactatctttatagttttaagcGCGCTAACAGGGTGACTGATGGAGGAGAAAATGATAGTCTCATATAA
- the LOC123195133 gene encoding mitochondrial import inner membrane translocase subunit TIM17-2-like, whose product MGAFGMGAVGGAAFHFLKGICNSPSGSRLIGGAQAVRMNAPRIGGSFAVWGGLFSTFDCTMVYVRQKEDPWNPIIAGTATGGLLSTRQGLGAASKSAIFGGVLLALIEGAGIMLNKVLSAPQNIPIMEEPVPNMAGVPGYPVGQLPGQAPSTVGSPSSSSSSSSSSSWFGGFFGGKKEESVKNSGSKTEVMESFDAPPVPSFEYK is encoded by the coding sequence ATGGGTGCATTTGGAATGGGTGCAGTTGGAGGTGCAGCATTCCACTTCTTAAAAGGCATATGTAACTCTCCTTCTGGTTCACGTTTAATTGGAGGCGCTCAGGCTGTACGAATGAATGCACCTCGTATTGGTGGTAGTTTTGCTGTGTGGGGTGGCCTCTTCTCCACTTTTGACTGCACAATGGTCTATGTTAGACAGAAAGAGGATCCGTGGAACCCGATCATAGCTGGTACTGCCACTGGAGGGCTTCTTTCAACGCGTCAGGGACTTGGTGCTGCTTCCAAATCAGCAATTTTTGGTGGGGTCTTGCTTGCTTTGATTGAAGGAGCTGGGATCATGCTAAATAAGGTTCTGAGTGCACCACAGAATATCCCCATCATGGAAGAGCCAGTTCCAAACATGGCTGGTGTACCTGGATATCCAGTGGGGCAATTGCCAGGTCAAGCCCCTTCAACAGTTGGGAGTCCATCGTCATcgtcatcttcttcctcttcatcttcttggttTGGAGGGTTTTTTGGTGGTAAAAAGGAGGAATCAGTGAAGAATAGTGGAAGTAAGACAGAGGTCATGGAGAGCTTTGATGCTCCTCCAGTGCCGTCTTTCGAGTACAAGTGA
- the LOC123195157 gene encoding auxin-responsive protein IAA28-like isoform X1, with the protein MEKYPQLFSRSSVLEDKKLELRLAPPGEDQPPLFFGYIDSGIHGGGRAFQEKLMSKVLAGKAEDSSNSKPCGSRVAEPQCLDKKSCSSLDTSSVAAKTPMAHDSSKRSEVAPVVGWPPVGSFRKNLANSILSKPASKIPNEILKDAKSESSKDNFFVKINMEGVPIGRKINLGAYNSYEELSFAIDELFKGLLAAQRVPPASGNENKSKNLELITSTVAKSDEYTLVYEDNEGDRMLVGDVPWHMFISTVKKLLVLKSSEIATLPLNTERL; encoded by the exons ATGGAAAAATATCCTCAGTTGTTCAGTAGAAGCTCAGTATTAGAGGACAAAAAGCTGGAATTGAGGCTTGCTCCTCCTGGAGAAGATCAGCCTCCTCTTTTCTTTGGTTACATCGACAGTGGTATCCATGGAGGTGGAAGAGCATTTCAGGAGAAATTAATGTCCAAAGTGTTGGCTGGGAAAGCGGAGGATTCATCAAATTCAAAGCCATGTGGGTCTAGAGTGGCAGAGCCACAGTGCCTAGATAAGAAGTCTTGTTCTAGTCTTGATACTTCTTCAGTCGCTGCAAAAACACCTATGGCCCATGACTCCAGTAAAAG GAGTGAAGTTGCTCCAGTTGTTGGATGGCCTCCAGTTGGTTCATTCAGGAAGAATCTTGCAAACAGCATCTTGTCAAAGCCAGCTTCCAAAATACCAAACGAAATCCTGAAGGATGCAAAATCTGAAAGTTccaaagacaatttttttgtcaagATCAATATGGAAGGAGTCCCCATTGGAAGGAAAATAAATCTCGGTGCCTATAATAGCTATGAGGAGCTCTCCTTTGCCATTGATGAGCTGTTCAAAGGTTTACTTGCAG CTCAGAGAGTTCCTCCTGCTTCTGGAAATGAAAACAAGTCCAAAAATTTGGAATTAATCACAAGTACAGTCGCTAAAAGTGACGAATATACTCTAGTCTACGAGGACAATGAAGGAGACAGGATGCTTGTTGGTGATGTGCCATGGCA CATGTTCATATCCACAGTGAAGAAGCTCCTGGTACTGAAGAGTTCTGAAATTGCAACTCTTCCAC TGAACACTGAAAGGCTTTAA